The DNA segment ATGCAGATGGCAACTGGGTTTATgtcttcatattttatatttttgtaaattaaaaaaattacaagttttAAATAGCCAATGGCTGGTTATGTTTTCAGAAAACATGATTAGACTAATTCATTAATGGTGGCTTCAAGCTTTTCCTTATTGGCTCCAGAAAATTCACCCACCTTTTGTCCCTTCTTAAAAAACTGGAATGTTGGCATGCATTTGACTTCACACTCTGAAGCAACATCCTGACAGTCATCCACATCTACTTCAAGGAATATCACGTTGGAATACTTTTCAGAGAGGGAATGAAAGAAAGGCTTGATCATTTTGCAAGGCCCACACCACGTGGCTGAGAAGTCAACTACTACAAGTTTATCACCTGCAGCGTCCCAGGCTTCCTGAAAAGCAGTCTTGCTCTCGATCTGCTTCACCATCTTGGCTGCTGGGATCTGACGAGCGGCTGTGACGACCGATGGAAACAGATCCAAAGCACCAGACGGAGCTTCCTtagctttctttttcattttatttttttgttttgtttttagtatagagatgaggtctcgctttgttgcccaggctggtctcaaactcctaggctcaagcgatcctcccagctcggtatcccaaagtgctgggattacaggtgtgagccaccgcgcccggcccagtttcCTTAGTTTTTGCCCAATATCTCTTTTTGGTTCTGGGCTCCCAACCTGGATGCCACATCACATTTAATTGTCACGTCTCCCCAGGCTCCCTCTGTCCAGACTGTACTCTTCGGAGGAAAGTCACTATGCTCAGCCCACACTTAAACAGTGGGGAGTTTTGCTTCGCCTCCCTGTCGACAGAGATTCTGCATAAGTTATTTGCAATTCTTCTGCATAAGTTATTTGCAATTCTTCTGCATGGGAGATTTCTCTCTTCTGTATTTATTGACTTAATTATCTacttatatcagtatggactcctggatatttattttatactttgggttataatccaatactattgtgtttattttgttgttcgaATTGTTCCAGTTTTGGTCATTGGGAACTCTTTTCGTTGGTTtctgtgatctttgacaaacttccACGAATGTGGAGGGTTTTCTTAAAGTACTTTCTTACTTTTTGGCACTACAAAATCATTCAGGCTCACTGCATATATTTTCTGCCTTGGTCCTAGAAGCAGCCATTTCTTAAAGGGACCCTGATTCCTTTTATTAGACAATAGTTAGAAACTAAGATCTGGGTACTAGGCATAATCATTGCTACTGGGGTGTCGTTGCTTCTAGGGCCTTTCAGCTGGCaaagcaaggaaatatatgtgtgcatactaACCTGTGGATAAACAGagatctataaatatttttctttttttttgagacagggtcttactcccgttacccacactggagtgcagtggcacgatcatggctcactgcagccttgacctcctgggctcaggtgatcctctcacctcagcttcccaagtagctggggctacagacgcatgctaccacacctggctaatttttttttttttttttttttttcagtagagacgaggtttcaccatgttgcccaggctgatctcaaactcctgggctaaagctatCCACCcaccccacttcagcctcccaaagtactgggattacaggtgtgagccaccatgtccggcctataaatatttctatatataacaATCTGCATCTGTATGAACAGTTTAGGcatgagtactgggattacaggtgtgagccacatgccCCGCCAATAAATATTTCTACATGTAACAATCTGCATCTATATGAACGGTGTAGGcatgagtgctgggattacaggcatgagccaccatgctcggccaataAGTATTTCTATATGTAACAATCTGCATCTATATGAACAGTTTAGGtgtgagtgctgggattacaggcatgagccaccatgcctgaccagtaAGTATTTCTATATGTAACAGTCTGCCTCTGTGAACGGTTTAGGTGtgagtgctggagttacaggcgtgagccaccatgcccgtccaataaatatttctatatgtaacaaTCTGCATCTATGTGAATGGTTTAGGTTCTGCAACTCTAATCTAttaccacatggatcattctagctTCATCCCTGGCTTATCTGCAAACTTGCATTCCagcagtgagaaacctggctgcCATCAatttacttaattgttcaattcATGTATATTTGTATAGTAGTGTCAGAATTGTAAACGCGCCTTCTTTATAAACAACTTTCTCAGCTATAGCACGGTACTTACGTGCAGTTCCCTTTGCTTTTAGTCTCACTTAAGTCCACTAATTTCCTAAATTACTTAGGTCAGCACCTTTTTCTCCCATTCCCTTCACTTAGGTTGTTTCATGAATTCATAATATAGTTATATTCCTTTGTCACAATCTGCATTTCATGCTGCAGATGATGAATGATGATGTCTGGCCTCctacatgatttttttaaagtttgcacACATTAATGTTCACTCTTCATGCTGTAAAGTTCTATGGggtttgacaaatgcataatgtcatgtatccaccattacagtatcatacggCATGATTCCACCACCCTAAAAAAATCACCTGTACTTCACCAATCCAACCCTCTCCCCTCTATccaaatccctggcaaccactgatctttttactgtctctatagttttgccttttccagaatgtcatatgatTGGAATAATACATTACGTAGCCTTTCCACACCGGCTTTTTCCACTTAGCAATGTGCACGTAAGGTTCCTTCGTATCTTTTCATTacttgatagttcatttctttttatcactggatcatattccattgtattgatgtgtcacagtttgtttatccattcaccactgaaggacatcttggttgcttcccaTATTTAGtgactatgaataaagctgctataaacattcacatgcaGGCTTTTGTATGGACGTATGTTTTCAGTTCATTCAGGTAAATAAATACCTGTGTGTGCagctgctggatcatatggtaatacTATGTTTAGCTTCGTAAGAAGCTGTTAAACTGTCTCTCAAAGTAGCTGTACCACTTTgccatttccaccagcaatgagagctcctgttgctccacatctttgtcagcatttggtattgtcaggtttttgttttgttttgttttgaggttttgttttttgccattCTAATAAGTTATCAAATAACTATGTAGTCGTATcccattgttattttaatttgcaattccctaatgataaATAATGTTACACGTCTTTTCGTATGCttctttgccatttgtatatcttctttggtgaaatgtctatgCATATCTTTagcctttttattaattttctgctttcttcttttattgcCAAACCCAACATCACCTAgattttcttgtgttttcttcttctaatccatgaacatagaatagtTCTCTAGAAGTGTTACAGTTTTCCATTTcatatttaggtctgtgatccattttgagctaatttttgcaaAAGGTGTATGTTCTGTATCTGGATTCATTTTTTTGCCTATGGACATCCAATTGTTCCAGtgacatttgttgaaaagactatccgtTCTCCATTGcactgcctttgctcctttgtcaaaaacAATTTGACTATATTTGTGTGATTGTTTTCTAATAGAGCTTTTTATTCTATCCCATTGCTCTATGTGTCTATTCTTTCATTGATACCACAGCcctgattactatagctttacagtaagtcttgaaatcagataTTGTGAGTATTAGCCAATTCAATACTGAAGAAGAATAAcaaagtggttgccagggatttggGTGGGTCTTTTGCCTTTACATACacattttagaatcaatttgttGATATCTACAAAATAGCTCCCTGGGATTATGTCAAATCTAGTGATCAAGTTAGAataatt comes from the Symphalangus syndactylus isolate Jambi chromosome 8, NHGRI_mSymSyn1-v2.1_pri, whole genome shotgun sequence genome and includes:
- the LOC129488892 gene encoding thioredoxin-like — encoded protein: MVKQIESKTAFQEAWDAAGDKLVVVDFSATWCGPCKMIKPFFHSLSEKYSNVIFLEVDVDDCQDVASECEVKCMPTFQFFKKGQKVGEFSGANKEKLEATINELV